A stretch of Dietzia lutea DNA encodes these proteins:
- a CDS encoding acyl-CoA dehydrogenase family protein produces the protein MMSDSYPDLADWRLQARQWLSERLPLRSSEIAQDSSRSDAVPIFHNLSFEQEAELIEAACAWQREKYEAGYGAIGMPTEFGGLGLPSPYLHAFAEEESRFLTPPSTELHGVTVGLIAPTIAALGNAQQRERFVAPMLRAQLLACQLFSEPAAGSDLAGLTTRAERDGDDWIVNGQKVWTSGAGFAHYGELIARTDPSVPKHRGLTAFMLAMDTPGVEVRPIRQMSGGSSFYEVFLTDVRIPDTDRLGEIGGGWKTALTTLGFERGNAGHRQVGGTFAQLLDLVGRCGRGQDPDTRRRLTDAWIETRVLELVGQRISNASVRGEAPGAVGSVRKLLWARNLSRYSEVATAALGSRLTADTGQWGTYSWGEHVLGAPGFHIAGGTDEVQRNIIGERVLGLPPEPRIDKDVPFNRVPRDH, from the coding sequence ATGATGTCTGACTCGTATCCCGATCTCGCCGACTGGCGCCTGCAGGCCCGCCAGTGGCTCTCGGAGCGGCTGCCCCTGCGGTCGTCGGAGATCGCGCAGGACTCCTCGAGATCGGACGCGGTTCCGATCTTCCACAATCTGTCCTTCGAGCAGGAGGCGGAGCTCATCGAGGCGGCGTGCGCCTGGCAGCGGGAGAAGTACGAGGCCGGCTACGGCGCGATCGGCATGCCCACCGAGTTCGGGGGACTCGGTTTGCCCTCGCCGTACCTGCATGCGTTCGCCGAGGAGGAGTCCCGCTTCCTCACGCCACCGTCGACGGAACTGCACGGTGTCACCGTCGGACTCATCGCCCCGACCATCGCCGCACTGGGCAACGCCCAGCAGCGGGAGCGCTTCGTGGCCCCGATGCTGCGGGCCCAGCTGCTGGCATGCCAGTTGTTCTCCGAGCCTGCCGCGGGATCGGACCTGGCCGGGTTGACCACGCGGGCCGAGCGCGACGGCGACGACTGGATCGTCAACGGCCAGAAGGTCTGGACGTCCGGCGCCGGGTTCGCCCACTACGGCGAGCTCATCGCCCGCACGGATCCGAGCGTGCCCAAACACCGGGGCCTGACGGCCTTCATGCTCGCCATGGACACCCCCGGGGTCGAGGTCCGCCCGATCCGCCAGATGTCGGGGGGATCGTCGTTCTACGAGGTCTTCCTCACCGATGTCCGCATCCCCGACACCGACCGACTCGGGGAGATTGGCGGCGGCTGGAAGACCGCCCTGACGACCTTGGGTTTCGAGCGCGGCAACGCCGGTCACCGCCAGGTCGGCGGGACCTTCGCCCAGCTCCTGGACCTGGTCGGTCGGTGCGGGCGCGGACAGGACCCCGACACCAGGCGTCGACTCACCGACGCCTGGATCGAGACCCGGGTACTGGAACTGGTCGGTCAGCGCATCAGCAACGCCTCCGTGCGCGGGGAGGCCCCCGGGGCGGTCGGCTCGGTGCGCAAACTGCTCTGGGCCCGCAACCTCAGCCGGTACTCCGAGGTCGCCACCGCCGCGCTGGGCTCCAGGCTCACCGCCGACACCGGACAGTGGGGCACCTACTCGTGGGGCGAGCACGTCCTGGGCGCCCCCGGCTTCCACATCGCCGGCGGCACCGACGAGGTCCAGCGCAACATCATTGGCGAACGGGTCCTGGGCCTGCCCCCCGAGCCCCGCATCGACAAGGACGTGCCGTTCAACCGCGTCCCGCGAGACCACTGA
- a CDS encoding alpha-ketoacid dehydrogenase subunit beta, with amino-acid sequence MTYRAAVTRAIQQEMRHDDRVFLIGEDVAKPGGVFKTTGGLLDEFGPRRVMDTPISEQAIIGAAMGAASSGLRPIAEMMFADFVLVAQDLVSNQIAKSSYMTNGQLPLPLVIRFNAGGGLRFGAQHSQSVENWLMAIPGLKVVAPSTPADVIGLMAAAVRDPDPVMFVEHKGLLSSKGEVPDGDIVDELGKAKVVREGRDATIVAVGMMVGRALKAAEFLAADGVDCQVIDVRSLVPLDTTTILEAVRSTGRLITVEENPRLCGWGAEICSIVVEEIFSSLTAAPVRITTPHIPLPHAGVLEDAAIPSVDRIMETVRGAYARV; translated from the coding sequence ATGACCTACCGCGCGGCCGTGACCCGCGCCATCCAGCAGGAGATGCGACATGACGACCGCGTCTTCCTCATCGGGGAGGACGTCGCCAAACCGGGCGGTGTCTTCAAGACCACCGGCGGGCTGCTCGACGAGTTCGGCCCCCGCAGGGTGATGGACACCCCGATCTCGGAGCAGGCCATCATCGGTGCCGCGATGGGCGCGGCGTCCTCGGGGCTGCGTCCGATCGCCGAGATGATGTTCGCCGACTTCGTCCTGGTGGCGCAGGACCTGGTGTCCAACCAGATCGCCAAGTCCTCGTACATGACCAACGGCCAGCTCCCGCTGCCCCTGGTGATCCGGTTCAACGCCGGTGGGGGGTTGCGTTTCGGCGCCCAGCACTCGCAGAGCGTGGAGAACTGGCTGATGGCGATCCCCGGCCTGAAGGTCGTGGCCCCGTCCACCCCGGCCGATGTCATCGGCCTGATGGCCGCCGCCGTACGCGATCCCGATCCGGTGATGTTCGTCGAACACAAGGGCCTGTTGTCGTCCAAGGGAGAGGTCCCCGACGGTGACATCGTCGACGAGCTCGGCAAGGCCAAGGTCGTCCGCGAGGGCCGAGACGCCACGATCGTCGCCGTGGGCATGATGGTCGGTCGCGCCCTGAAAGCGGCGGAGTTCCTGGCCGCCGACGGCGTCGACTGCCAGGTCATCGACGTGCGCTCCCTGGTGCCCCTGGACACCACCACGATCCTGGAGGCAGTGCGGTCCACGGGGCGCCTGATCACCGTCGAGGAGAACCCCCGTCTGTGTGGCTGGGGAGCGGAGATCTGCTCCATCGTCGTCGAGGAAATCTTCTCCTCCTTGACCGCCGCCCCCGTGCGTATCACCACCCCGCACATCCCACTGCCCCACGCCGGGGTGCTCGAGGACGCCGCGATACCGTCCGTCGACCGGATCATGGAGACCGTCCGCGGGGCATACGCCCGGGTGTGA
- a CDS encoding thiamine pyrophosphate-dependent dehydrogenase E1 component subunit alpha translates to MTATTIESDAGTQDVPSSEVRRDMYRLMVEIRHFEKRWMRIFNSGKTGPGHSSIGMEAIAAAFGTLLGEGDKTYATYRGHAHTLARGVPMNETMAELLGRATGLNGGKGGSMHLTSVDHGMMGSYAIIGAHLPVATGAALASKYKGEDTVTVCFFGDGTTNIGAFHEAINLAAIWSLPVIFVCENNQYMEYTPIRDVTAVDRPAADRAASYGLPAIEVDGNDPDLLHAAASAAIERARAGQGPSLIEAVTYRHLGHASADPGKYRPQEEIDEWIGRDPVPMYKARLVEAGVPAEDLDEMEQQIIQRVEQAADFALASPLPAVDTLMTNVWANGDSSWRR, encoded by the coding sequence GTGACAGCAACGACAATCGAGTCGGACGCGGGAACGCAGGACGTCCCGTCGTCCGAGGTGCGGCGGGACATGTACCGCCTGATGGTGGAGATCCGTCACTTCGAGAAGCGGTGGATGAGGATCTTCAACTCCGGCAAGACCGGGCCGGGCCACTCGTCCATCGGCATGGAGGCGATCGCGGCCGCATTCGGCACTCTGCTGGGTGAGGGGGACAAGACCTACGCCACCTACCGTGGTCACGCCCACACCCTGGCCCGTGGCGTGCCGATGAACGAGACGATGGCCGAACTGCTCGGTCGGGCCACCGGCCTCAACGGCGGCAAGGGTGGCTCGATGCACCTGACGAGCGTCGATCACGGGATGATGGGTTCGTACGCGATCATCGGTGCGCACCTGCCGGTGGCCACCGGCGCCGCCCTGGCCTCGAAGTACAAGGGTGAGGACACGGTCACCGTGTGCTTCTTCGGGGACGGCACCACCAATATCGGTGCCTTCCACGAGGCGATTAACCTAGCCGCCATCTGGTCGCTTCCGGTGATCTTCGTCTGCGAGAACAACCAGTACATGGAGTACACGCCGATCCGGGACGTCACCGCCGTGGACCGGCCCGCCGCCGATCGTGCCGCCTCGTACGGGCTGCCGGCCATCGAGGTCGACGGCAACGACCCGGACCTGCTCCACGCCGCGGCGAGCGCCGCCATCGAGCGTGCCCGCGCGGGTCAGGGTCCGAGCCTGATCGAGGCGGTCACCTACCGCCATCTGGGACATGCCAGCGCCGACCCGGGCAAGTACCGGCCTCAGGAGGAGATCGACGAGTGGATCGGCCGCGACCCGGTCCCCATGTACAAGGCGCGTCTGGTGGAGGCCGGGGTGCCAGCCGAGGATCTTGACGAGATGGAACAGCAGATCATTCAGCGGGTGGAGCAGGCCGCGGACTTCGCGCTCGCCTCCCCGTTGCCGGCAGTGGATACGTTGATGACCAACGTGTGGGCGAATGGAGATTCCTCGTGGCGACGATGA
- a CDS encoding TetR/AcrR family transcriptional regulator, producing MAGTSKKPAHRPSRRPQILRAALEEFGVTGVQGGDLAAMSVIADRAGVTAAAMYYHFASKSDLLVSLLECAEPDIDALLDEVAPTQEATAWAGSMIEAFTRWVRRDPLMARFYFITAPSVAAPEVRDAYDASQQAFTRRLVEVLGRLRPEAGELELWTQAVALLALMHEVVVTTLQDRLPAGRGFATTERAARAIACSLVGGT from the coding sequence GTGGCAGGCACCAGCAAGAAGCCGGCGCACCGGCCCTCGCGTCGGCCGCAGATCCTGCGGGCCGCACTGGAGGAGTTCGGGGTCACGGGTGTGCAGGGTGGGGACCTGGCCGCGATGTCGGTGATCGCCGATCGTGCCGGCGTCACGGCTGCGGCGATGTACTACCACTTCGCCTCCAAGTCCGACCTGCTGGTCTCGCTGCTCGAGTGCGCCGAGCCGGACATCGACGCGCTGTTGGACGAGGTCGCCCCCACACAGGAGGCCACCGCGTGGGCCGGATCGATGATCGAGGCCTTCACCCGGTGGGTCCGCCGGGACCCTCTCATGGCCCGCTTCTACTTCATCACCGCGCCGTCGGTCGCCGCTCCCGAGGTTCGTGACGCCTACGACGCCTCGCAGCAGGCGTTCACCCGACGACTGGTCGAGGTGCTGGGCAGGCTGCGCCCGGAGGCCGGCGAACTCGAACTGTGGACACAGGCGGTCGCACTCCTGGCCCTGATGCACGAGGTCGTGGTGACCACCTTGCAGGACAGACTTCCGGCGGGCCGTGGCTTCGCGACGACCGAACGAGCCGCACGAGCCATCGCGTGCTCGCTCGTGGGCGGGACCTGA
- a CDS encoding aldehyde dehydrogenase family protein, producing the protein METRPSAYIAGRWRSGVDSVDVHDSVDGSVIASVGMSGADDVDDAVRAARAAFAGWSATSVEERLAMLSALADGLSERAGDIAVSSAREVGSILAFGERVQAGLPVAVLRTTIEAMRSVGEERIGNSRVRGLPIGVVAAITPWNYPLYQVVAKLAPALAAGCTAVIKPPQQAPLTAYILVEELERAGVPAGVVNVVQGRGSVVGEALSSHPDVDFVSFTGSTGAGATIAQNAARNVTKVALELGGKSATIVTEDADLDLVIPAAVNGYLVNNGQTCAAMTRLVVPRRLLGEIEDRLVAATAERVVGDPRQSDTSVGPMVSAAQCRSVLDYIRDGMNSSRLLLGGTDRPAELTGGHFVMPTIFSEVDPDARIAQEEIFGPVLVIHAVEGEDEAVAVANNSQYGLSGSVWTSDPEHGARLARRMRTGQVAVNGGAFNPAAPFGGFKQSGYGRELGRYGINEYLEPQSVQMP; encoded by the coding sequence ATGGAGACTCGTCCGTCCGCGTATATAGCGGGTCGTTGGCGTTCGGGGGTCGACAGTGTCGATGTCCACGACTCGGTCGACGGATCTGTGATCGCGTCGGTGGGGATGTCCGGGGCGGATGACGTCGATGACGCCGTGCGTGCCGCCCGGGCGGCGTTCGCCGGGTGGTCGGCCACGAGTGTCGAGGAGCGTCTGGCGATGCTGTCGGCTCTGGCCGACGGTCTGTCCGAACGGGCCGGTGACATCGCGGTCTCGAGTGCGCGCGAGGTCGGCTCGATCCTCGCGTTCGGTGAGCGCGTCCAGGCCGGGCTCCCGGTCGCGGTCCTGCGCACCACCATCGAGGCGATGCGTTCGGTCGGCGAGGAGCGGATCGGGAACTCGCGCGTTCGCGGGCTTCCGATCGGTGTCGTAGCGGCGATCACCCCGTGGAACTATCCGCTGTACCAGGTCGTGGCCAAGCTGGCCCCGGCCCTGGCCGCTGGCTGTACTGCGGTGATCAAGCCGCCGCAGCAGGCCCCGTTGACGGCGTACATCCTCGTCGAGGAGCTCGAGCGGGCGGGCGTTCCCGCCGGTGTGGTCAACGTGGTCCAGGGGCGTGGCTCGGTGGTCGGCGAGGCGTTGTCGTCGCATCCGGACGTCGACTTCGTGAGTTTCACCGGTTCCACCGGCGCCGGCGCCACGATCGCCCAGAACGCCGCCCGGAACGTGACGAAGGTGGCCCTGGAGCTCGGCGGCAAATCCGCGACGATCGTGACCGAGGATGCCGATCTGGACCTGGTGATCCCCGCCGCGGTCAACGGGTACCTGGTCAACAACGGTCAGACCTGCGCCGCGATGACCCGGCTCGTGGTGCCCCGTCGTCTCCTCGGTGAGATCGAGGACCGGTTGGTCGCCGCCACGGCCGAGCGGGTGGTCGGCGATCCGAGACAATCCGACACGTCCGTCGGGCCGATGGTCTCGGCGGCGCAGTGCCGATCGGTGCTGGACTACATCCGGGACGGGATGAACAGCTCACGCCTTCTGCTGGGCGGGACCGATCGTCCCGCGGAGTTGACGGGTGGCCACTTCGTGATGCCGACGATCTTCTCCGAGGTCGATCCGGACGCCAGGATCGCTCAGGAGGAGATCTTCGGTCCGGTCCTGGTGATCCACGCGGTCGAGGGCGAGGACGAGGCGGTCGCCGTGGCGAACAACTCGCAGTACGGGCTGTCGGGGTCGGTGTGGACCTCCGATCCCGAGCACGGGGCCCGTCTGGCGCGTCGGATGCGCACGGGTCAGGTCGCAGTCAACGGTGGTGCCTTCAACCCCGCCGCGCCCTTCGGCGGGTTCAAGCAGTCCGGATACGGACGAGAACTCGGACGCTACGGAATCAACGAGTACCTGGAGCCGCAGTCCGTCCAGATGCCCTGA
- a CDS encoding acyl-CoA dehydrogenase family protein, with amino-acid sequence MGFDEYLDVIRRFSQEELRPREGEVEREDRIPEDLVERMRELGLFAISIPRQYGGLGWSMTEQVRLTMEFTQAAAAYRSRFSSTIGLCSQALLDHGTDEQRSRWLPAMASGQCTAAFALTEPEAGSDAGSARTTATRDGDEYVINGHKRYITNAPIADLFLVYARTGGDGSAGMSGFLVPAGTPGLRVDPQKPMMGQRGSLSTEVHFEDCRVPAGALIGGVEGNGLRSALRGINSARTHVAATCVGQAMRLVEEATTYALGRHQFGQPIADFQSVENLLADSQAETLAGRALVLHCAQQFDVGPIPVPEISAAKYFCSEMACRVADRAVQVLGGAGYFSEHAISRFYRDVRLFRLFEGTSQIQQQQIARHLKSAHSG; translated from the coding sequence TCCGGCGCTTCTCGCAGGAGGAACTGCGGCCACGCGAAGGGGAGGTCGAGCGGGAGGACCGGATTCCCGAGGACCTGGTGGAGCGGATGCGCGAGCTCGGCCTGTTCGCCATCAGCATTCCCCGCCAGTACGGGGGCCTGGGCTGGTCGATGACCGAGCAGGTCCGGCTCACCATGGAGTTCACCCAGGCCGCCGCGGCGTATCGGTCGCGATTCTCCTCCACCATCGGGTTGTGCTCGCAGGCGCTGCTCGATCACGGCACCGACGAGCAGCGCAGCCGGTGGCTGCCGGCGATGGCGTCGGGTCAGTGCACGGCCGCCTTCGCGCTGACCGAGCCGGAGGCCGGATCCGACGCGGGGTCGGCCCGCACCACCGCCACCCGTGACGGCGACGAGTATGTGATCAACGGACACAAGCGTTACATCACCAATGCGCCCATCGCGGACCTGTTCCTGGTATACGCCCGTACCGGTGGCGACGGCAGCGCGGGCATGTCCGGTTTCCTGGTCCCGGCCGGCACGCCCGGCCTGCGGGTGGACCCGCAGAAGCCGATGATGGGCCAGCGGGGGTCTCTGAGCACCGAAGTCCACTTCGAGGACTGCCGGGTTCCGGCGGGCGCCCTCATCGGCGGCGTCGAGGGCAACGGTCTGCGCTCGGCGCTGCGCGGTATCAACTCCGCCCGCACCCATGTGGCGGCCACCTGCGTGGGTCAGGCCATGCGGCTGGTCGAGGAGGCGACGACCTACGCCCTGGGCCGTCACCAGTTCGGGCAGCCGATCGCCGATTTCCAGTCGGTCGAGAACCTGTTGGCCGACAGCCAGGCCGAGACCCTGGCCGGGCGGGCCCTGGTGCTGCACTGCGCGCAGCAGTTCGATGTGGGGCCGATCCCCGTCCCGGAGATCTCCGCCGCGAAGTACTTCTGCAGTGAGATGGCCTGCCGGGTGGCCGACCGTGCCGTCCAGGTCCTCGGTGGCGCCGGATATTTCTCCGAACACGCCATCAGCCGCTTCTACCGGGACGTGCGTCTGTTCCGGTTGTTCGAGGGCACTTCGCAGATCCAGCAGCAGCAGATCGCCAGACATCTCAAGTCCGCGCACTCCGGCTGA